Proteins found in one Oncorhynchus gorbuscha isolate QuinsamMale2020 ecotype Even-year linkage group LG15, OgorEven_v1.0, whole genome shotgun sequence genomic segment:
- the LOC123997548 gene encoding prostaglandin reductase 3-like, protein MSTSFLLRNGKRVFSVIGGECRGTDALSRVHFVSRRFIIDLSYSTHFMDFKGSSIPSSMKKLVVTKLSQNFRDAVALQTVPVPTPGDGDLLVRNRFVGINASDINYSAGRYDPSVKPPFDAGFEGIGEVVGLGLSASARYTIGDTVAYFADGAFAEYTVIPMIKTVSVPAVKPEFLTLLLSGATAYIAMKRLGDLVKGETVLVTAAAGGTGQFAVQFAKQAGCHVVGTCSSNEKAGFLKTIGCDRPINYTSEDLSATLRKEYPQGLDVVYESIGGRIFDMAVNNLANKGRLIVIGFISGYQTASGVPAVKGGTLPMKLLEKSASVRGFFLPHFLSDYKEAMGSMMQMFAKGKLVCEVDCGDMAPEGRFMGLESVFRAVDYMYAGKNVGKVVVEMTPPSLDSKL, encoded by the exons ATGTCCACCTCTTTCTTGTTGAGAAACGGTAAGAGGGTGTTTTCGGTAATCGGCGGGGAGTGCAGAGGAACCGATGCACTTTCTAGAGTTCATTTCGTATCGCGCCGCTTCATTATAGATTTGTCATACTCCACGCACTTCATGGATTTTAAAGGTTCCTCGATACCGAGCTCCATGAAAAAGCTGGTCGTAACGAAGCTTAGCCAGAATTTCAGAGACGCCGTTGCCTTGCAAACTGTTCCAGTCCCGACACCTGGCGACGGGGACTTGCTTGTCAGAAATCG ATTTGTTGGAATCAATGCCTCGGACATCAACTACTCAGCAGGCCGCTACGACCCTTCGGTGAAGCCACCGTTTGACGCCGGGTTCGAGGGCATTGGCGAGGTGGTCGGACTCGGCCTGAGTGCCAGCGCCCGCTACACCATTGGCGACACCGTGGCCTACTTTGCCGATGGGGCCTTTGCAGAGTACACGGTGATACCCATGATCAAGACCGTATCCGTACCCGCGGTGAAGCCAGAGTTCCTCACCCTGCTGTTAAGTGGTGCCACGGCCTATATCGCCATGAAGCGGCTTGGCGACCTGGTGAAAGGCGAGACGGTGCTGGTGACGGCCGCTGCCGGCGGCACAGGACAGTTTGCTGTGCAGTTCGCCAAACAGGCCGGCTGCCACGTTGTGGGCACCTGCTCCTCCAATGAGAAGGCTGGATTCTTAAAGACCATTGGCTGCGACAGGCCCATCAACTACACGTCCGAGGACCTGAGCGCCACGCTGCGCAAAGAGTACCCACAAGGCCTGGACGTAGTCTACGAGTCCATAGGCGGCAGAATCTTTGACATGGCGGTCAACAATCTGGCCAATAAGGGCAGGCTGATCGTGATCGGATTCATCTCAGGGTACCAAACGGCATCAGGGGTCCCAGCTGTTAAAGGAGGAACTCTGCCCATGAAGCTGCTCGAGAAGTCAGCTAGCGTGAGGGGGTTCTTCCTacctcacttcctgtctgactACAAGGAGGCGATGGGAAGCATGATGCAGATGTTTGCTAAAGGGAAGCTGGTGTGTGAAGTGGACTGTGGGGACATGGCCCCCGAGGGCCGTTTCATGGGACTGGAGTCCGTCTTTAGGGCTGTGGACTACATGTATGCTGGGAAAAACGTGGGAAAGGTGGTGGTTGAGATGACTCCACCCTCACTGGACAGCAAACTGTGA